In one Plutella xylostella chromosome 20, ilPluXylo3.1, whole genome shotgun sequence genomic region, the following are encoded:
- the LOC105394903 gene encoding organic cation transporter-like protein yields the protein MDVIGTVNKDLNISLDPVEQAIGRFGRYQFWLLFIVSLSRLPTEFQLNNVVFLIPGVDYRCLDNNLTNVCPCSNPEYDTRDITSSVTTTWNLICDRQPWASLAISALQLGMLVGSIVFGHVSDRYGRKNAIVITLTLEALAVASSAAVPYFWLYLVLRLLTGVFVGGTLVCTYVYLVELSGKSFRLYLMGLQEVSFVLGYMVVPIVAYYVRDWRYLQLVTSVPWVSAVALHWLLPESPRWLITMGRRQEAIDVLMHIASKNDMQTININEIINQAERQSYEESSNHRGSYADLFKTPQIRKYTILTGLIWLCIAHVYFGVNQYIGRLHGNLHINVMLSAASLGPGLILCTFGAYFFSRRAGVIISICASAVSLLLFLVLHSKRSLTLAFAIIGEVGAFTAIMQMYMFSSELFPTVIRNSALGFASMLARCGAIISPFVVNVGVEWISVLVFSCMGVLAAVLCCFLPDTKDLVLANSIQEVEGCGNGMKVDDDQRY from the exons TAAACAACGTGGTCTTCCTCATCCCTGGTGTCGACTACAGATGTTTGGACAACAACCTGACAAATGTTTGTCCATGCAGCAACCCAGAGTATGACACCAGAGACATTACTAGCTCAGTAACGACTACATGGAATCTGATATGCGACCGCCAACCTTGGGCCAGCTTGGCTATTTCGGCTTTGCAGTTGGGCATGCTGGTTGGCAGTATAGTGTTTGGCCATGTTTCTGATAG ATACGGCCGCAAAAACGCTATCGTCATCACCCTCACGTTGGAAGCTTTGGCCGTGGCCTCATCAGCAGCCGTCCCTTACTTCTGGCTGTACCTGGTACTCCGCCTCCTGACCGGAGTCTTCGTCGGAGGAACCCTGGTCTGCACCTACGTGTACCTCGTCGAGCTCAGCGGGAAGTCCTTCAGATTATACCTCATGGGTCTTCAAGAGGTTTCCTTTGTTTTGGGCTACATGGTGGTACCGATTGTGGCGTACTACGTGAGGGACTGGAGGTATCTTCAGCTGGTGACGTCAGTTCCGTGGGTGTCGGCGGTGGCGCTTCACTGGCTGCTGCCAGAGTCTCCAAGATGGCTGATCACGATGGGACGCAGGCAGGAAGCCATCGATGTGCTTATGCATATCGCTAGCAA GAACGACATGCAAACGATAAACATCAACGAGATCATAAATCAAGCAGAGAGACAATCCTACGAAGAATCCTCAAACCATCGGGGCTCCTACGCTGACCTATTCAAGACGCCTCAGATCCGTAAATACACCATCTTGACCGGTTTGATCTGGCTCTGCATAGCTCACGTGTATTTTGGCGTCAACCAGTACATCGGAAGACTGCACGGAAACCTTCACATCAATGTGATGCTGTCAGCCGCTTCATTGGGCCCTGGATTGATTCTGTGCACTTTCGGAGCGTATTTCTTCAGCCGTAGAGCTGGAGTCATCATCAGCATATGCGCATCCGCTGTCTCTCTACTGCTGTTCTTAGTGCTCCACAGTAAGAGATCTCTGACTCTCGCCTTCGCCATTATAGGCGAAGTCGGGGCTTTTACGGCTATCATGCAAATGTACATGTTCTCTTCCGAATTATTCCCGACGGTGATCAGAAACTCAGCTCTAGGGTTCGCCTCGATGCTGGCTCGATGTGGCGCGATCATCTCCCCGTTCGTCGTGAATGTGGGCGTGGAGTGGATATCTGTTCTCGTGTTCTCGTGTATGGGTGTTCTGGCGGCTGTTCTCTGCTGCTTCCTGCCGGACACCAAGGATCTGGTGTTGGCGAACTCGATACAAGAGGTCGAGGGTTGTGGGAATGGGATGAAGGTTGATGATGACCAGAGGTATTGa